Proteins co-encoded in one Rhodopirellula bahusiensis genomic window:
- the secA gene encoding preprotein translocase subunit SecA, translating to MSILERLWDILGLVFGSTFERVGSLATSVFGSANARQVAKLQESADRITAMESKYAGLSDDELREQTKLFRKRLREGETLDDIMEEAFAVCREGGKRFLGMRHYDVQLVGGMVLHSGAIGEMVTGEGKTLVATLPAYLNALEAKGVHVITVNDYLARRDMEWMAPLYMNLGLTVDAIQSGMSTSEKQAAYQCDITYGTNNEFGFDYLRDNMRPAAKGDDRFPSEVQQCQGPLNYAIIDEVDNILIDEARTPLIISGPADLDLGRYGEADRVARQLKKEEHFTVDEKQHNVTLTDEGVRAAEELAGVESFYTAGNMEWPHLIDNALKAHYLYKLDVNYVVKDKQVVIVDEFTGRLMDGRQWSDGLHQAVEAKEGVPIKQETQTFATASLQNIFKMYKKLSGMTGTAMTEADEFWKIYKLDVVAIPTHRGLQRIEHPDLIYLTEKDKFKAIADDVERTHKWDVLVLKDGTEMWGNIKSETDSAVELLPKGEKQTETFSREKIVAVERAGRPVLVGTVSIEKSERLSALLERRGIKHDVLNAKQHGREADIVSQAGRIGAVTIATNMAGRGTDIILGGNPETLAWSQLQHKYPTRLEVPDAEWKALVDEIDERENMSAEGKIVREIGGLYVLGTERHESRRIDLQLRGRCGRQGDPGGSRFFLSLEDDLMRIFAGDFVKSMMERMGMKEGEAIESSLVTRRIAAAQKKVEERNFEIRKSLLEYDEVMDEQRKRVYRYRQNLLDGHSSREMLLTLIHNEIQSQVDTFLDPNYGVDTFSAFAGGKLGCQLDARDFQNMDFEMADTYAKDQAERASEVTVAEAVEENLPETMEDEWNWKAMATWANTRLVTNYQDHQLKNKDREEMIDELIAHAHKQIEETDLTEGEPLLEADYGLRVLCAWMRHKFGIETTPEEFRDVEDRRNVTEELNRRAEAAYTEKEAEYPVLTGISRFTDKQGAQVSLDREGLVDWVHGRFNHELSVDEVKLNRDDLKVQLIQYSKQTAGASGGMHAQATEKVEDLFGRADADVTASLASGQSGKLEALATWLQEELGNRNTAEDLSRMNRAELTLAVNGAVDDKFHPEMRRMERQILLNIVDDSWKNHLLTMDHLRSSVGLKGYAQMDPKVEYKREGMRLFESMWDSIGERVTDLIFRMESFNDDFIRSTWVDARTRHDDAHEAGRAAQQSAQMESNTAAQRAAAGSEGRAEGSVDTVRVEEPRIGRNSPCPCGSGKKYKSCCMRRDR from the coding sequence ATGTCCATCCTGGAACGTCTTTGGGACATCCTTGGCCTCGTTTTCGGTAGCACGTTCGAACGTGTTGGCAGCCTGGCCACCAGCGTGTTTGGTTCCGCCAATGCCCGACAAGTCGCGAAATTGCAGGAATCCGCCGACCGAATCACGGCGATGGAATCAAAGTACGCGGGGTTGTCCGACGACGAACTCCGCGAACAAACCAAGCTGTTTCGCAAACGTCTTCGCGAAGGTGAGACGCTTGACGACATCATGGAAGAGGCCTTCGCCGTCTGTCGTGAAGGCGGCAAACGATTCCTGGGCATGCGTCATTACGATGTTCAGTTGGTCGGCGGCATGGTGCTGCACTCCGGCGCGATTGGCGAAATGGTCACCGGGGAAGGTAAAACCCTGGTCGCGACTCTGCCCGCTTACCTGAACGCTCTGGAAGCCAAAGGCGTTCACGTCATCACGGTCAACGATTACTTGGCCCGTCGTGACATGGAGTGGATGGCGCCGCTGTACATGAACCTCGGTCTGACCGTCGACGCGATCCAGTCCGGCATGTCGACCAGCGAAAAACAAGCCGCCTACCAGTGCGACATCACCTACGGAACAAACAACGAATTCGGTTTCGATTACCTGCGGGACAACATGCGTCCGGCTGCCAAGGGCGATGACCGTTTCCCCAGCGAAGTGCAGCAGTGCCAAGGCCCGCTGAACTACGCCATCATCGACGAAGTTGACAACATTCTGATCGATGAAGCTCGGACACCTCTGATCATCAGCGGCCCTGCCGACTTGGATTTGGGACGCTACGGCGAAGCCGACCGTGTCGCTCGACAACTGAAGAAAGAAGAACACTTCACCGTCGACGAGAAACAACACAACGTCACGCTGACCGACGAAGGCGTTCGTGCTGCGGAAGAGTTGGCGGGTGTGGAGAGCTTCTACACCGCGGGCAACATGGAATGGCCGCACCTGATCGACAACGCCCTGAAAGCCCACTACCTGTACAAGCTGGACGTCAACTACGTCGTCAAAGACAAACAAGTTGTCATCGTCGATGAGTTCACCGGTCGTCTGATGGATGGACGGCAATGGAGCGATGGTTTGCACCAAGCCGTCGAAGCCAAAGAAGGCGTGCCGATCAAGCAAGAAACGCAGACGTTCGCCACCGCTTCGCTGCAGAACATCTTCAAGATGTACAAGAAGCTGTCCGGGATGACCGGTACGGCTATGACCGAAGCGGACGAATTCTGGAAGATCTACAAACTCGACGTTGTCGCCATTCCAACGCACCGTGGATTGCAACGGATCGAACACCCCGACCTGATTTACTTGACCGAGAAGGACAAGTTCAAAGCGATCGCGGATGACGTCGAACGCACTCACAAGTGGGACGTGTTGGTGCTGAAAGATGGCACCGAGATGTGGGGCAACATCAAGTCCGAAACCGATTCGGCCGTGGAATTGCTTCCCAAAGGCGAAAAGCAGACCGAGACATTCTCTCGCGAAAAAATCGTTGCGGTCGAGCGAGCTGGTCGTCCGGTTCTGGTTGGTACCGTCAGCATCGAAAAGAGCGAACGCTTGTCCGCACTGCTGGAACGCCGCGGCATCAAGCACGACGTCTTGAACGCGAAGCAGCACGGCCGAGAAGCGGACATCGTTTCGCAAGCCGGCCGAATCGGCGCCGTCACGATCGCCACGAACATGGCCGGTCGTGGTACCGACATTATCCTTGGTGGTAATCCGGAAACGCTCGCCTGGTCGCAATTGCAACACAAATACCCGACGCGTTTGGAAGTGCCGGACGCCGAGTGGAAAGCTCTCGTCGACGAAATCGACGAACGCGAAAACATGAGTGCGGAAGGCAAGATCGTTCGTGAGATCGGCGGTCTGTACGTGCTCGGAACCGAACGACACGAATCACGCCGAATTGACTTGCAGCTTCGCGGTCGTTGCGGTCGTCAAGGCGACCCCGGTGGCAGCCGATTCTTCTTGTCTCTCGAAGACGACCTGATGCGGATTTTTGCTGGCGACTTCGTCAAAAGCATGATGGAACGCATGGGCATGAAGGAAGGCGAAGCGATCGAATCGTCGCTGGTCACTCGCCGAATCGCGGCGGCTCAGAAGAAGGTCGAAGAACGCAACTTCGAAATTCGAAAGAGCTTGCTCGAGTACGACGAAGTGATGGACGAACAACGCAAACGCGTTTACCGCTATCGCCAAAACTTGCTCGACGGACACAGCTCTCGCGAGATGCTGTTGACGTTGATCCACAACGAAATTCAATCGCAAGTCGACACGTTCCTGGATCCAAACTACGGCGTCGACACGTTCTCGGCGTTCGCCGGTGGAAAGTTGGGTTGCCAACTGGACGCTCGCGATTTCCAAAACATGGATTTCGAAATGGCGGACACTTACGCCAAGGATCAAGCCGAACGTGCATCGGAAGTCACCGTCGCTGAAGCCGTGGAAGAAAACCTTCCCGAGACGATGGAAGACGAATGGAACTGGAAGGCGATGGCCACCTGGGCGAACACTCGCTTGGTCACCAACTACCAAGACCATCAGTTGAAGAACAAAGATCGCGAAGAGATGATCGACGAGTTGATCGCTCACGCTCACAAGCAAATCGAAGAAACGGATTTGACCGAAGGCGAACCATTGCTGGAGGCCGACTACGGCCTTCGAGTTCTGTGTGCCTGGATGCGTCACAAGTTCGGTATCGAAACCACTCCGGAAGAATTCCGCGATGTGGAAGACCGCCGCAACGTCACCGAAGAACTCAATCGTCGTGCCGAAGCGGCTTACACCGAAAAGGAAGCCGAGTACCCGGTCCTGACCGGCATCTCTCGCTTCACCGACAAACAAGGTGCCCAGGTTTCACTCGACCGCGAAGGTTTGGTCGATTGGGTGCACGGTCGATTCAATCACGAACTCAGCGTCGATGAGGTCAAACTCAATCGTGACGACCTGAAGGTTCAGCTGATCCAGTACAGCAAGCAAACCGCCGGTGCCTCCGGTGGAATGCACGCTCAGGCAACCGAGAAAGTCGAAGATCTCTTCGGCAGAGCGGACGCCGACGTGACCGCCTCACTCGCCAGCGGACAATCCGGAAAGCTGGAAGCCTTGGCGACCTGGCTGCAAGAAGAGCTCGGTAACCGAAACACCGCCGAAGACCTTTCGCGGATGAATCGCGCCGAGCTGACTCTGGCTGTCAACGGTGCCGTCGATGACAAGTTCCACCCGGAAATGCGTCGGATGGAACGTCAGATTTTGCTGAACATCGTGGACGACTCGTGGAAGAACCACTTGTTGACGATGGACCATTTGCGAAGCAGCGTTGGCCTGAAGGGCTACGCTCAAATGGACCCCAAAGTCGAATACAAACGTGAAGGCATGCGACTGTTTGAATCCATGTGGGACTCAATTGGCGAACGCGTGACCGACCTGATCTTCCGCATGGAGTCTTTTAACGATGACTTCATTCGCAGCACGTGGGTCGACGCGAGAACTCGCCATGACGATGCCCACGAAGCCGGTCGTGCGGCCCAGCAATCGGCGCAAATGGAGTCCAACACCGCCGCCCAACGTGCCGCCGCAGGCAGCGAGGGTCGAGCCGAAGGCAGCGTTGACACCGTTCGAGTCGAAGAGCCTCGTATCGGTCGCAACTCACCGTGCCCCTGTGGCAGCGGCAAGAAATACAAGAGCTGCTGCATGCGTCGCGACCGTTGA
- a CDS encoding Nif3-like dinuclear metal center hexameric protein, with translation MSPTIESICQSLSAIAPLKLAEEWDNVGLLLGDRSAEAHRILTCLTITPAVVEEATELAANLIVAHHPLPFKPMARITTDSAASAMVWNLCRAGIAVYSAHTAYDSARLGINEQWANRLGLTSIKPLVPSLEDSMVGSGRCGELPEPMTAREFLSFAANSCGSTRPRLVGDFDRPIQRVAIGCGSGGSFVGAARRRGCDVLLTGEATLHTCLEAENTGLTLALVGHHASERFAMETLAEQLLQEIQPLHETFADDRDSSPPDPAGNWVRSSQRERDPIAVDPISLNP, from the coding sequence GTGTCTCCCACCATCGAATCCATTTGCCAGTCTCTCTCCGCCATCGCTCCCTTGAAGCTGGCGGAGGAATGGGACAACGTTGGCCTGCTTTTGGGTGACCGCTCAGCGGAAGCCCACCGGATATTGACCTGTTTGACGATCACCCCAGCGGTGGTGGAGGAAGCAACCGAGTTGGCGGCGAATTTGATCGTCGCCCACCACCCGCTGCCGTTCAAACCGATGGCCAGGATCACGACCGATTCGGCCGCCTCAGCGATGGTCTGGAATCTGTGCCGAGCCGGAATCGCTGTTTACAGTGCTCACACCGCCTACGATTCCGCTCGCTTGGGCATCAACGAACAGTGGGCAAACCGTCTCGGCTTGACCTCAATCAAGCCCCTCGTTCCGTCGCTGGAAGACTCAATGGTCGGCTCAGGCCGCTGCGGCGAGCTTCCCGAACCGATGACTGCGAGAGAGTTTTTGAGCTTTGCCGCAAATTCATGCGGCTCCACGCGGCCCCGATTGGTGGGCGATTTTGACCGTCCGATTCAGCGTGTTGCGATCGGCTGCGGCAGTGGAGGCTCGTTCGTGGGAGCCGCCCGCCGGCGTGGTTGCGACGTTCTGCTGACCGGCGAAGCCACCCTGCATACGTGTTTGGAAGCGGAAAACACGGGATTAACGCTGGCTTTGGTCGGCCATCACGCCAGCGAACGCTTTGCCATGGAAACGCTGGCCGAGCAGCTGTTGCAAGAGATCCAACCGCTGCATGAAACCTTCGCCGACGATCGAGATTCATCGCCGCCTGATCCGGCGGGCAATTGGGTCCGTAGTAGCCAACGCGAACGAGATCCGATCGCAGTTGACCCAATTTCCCTCAACCCGTAA
- a CDS encoding tetratricopeptide repeat protein yields MRIQNPSNQPAKTVPSLLLSSILLVPLAGIVEPSAGSLMSSTAMADSEWHRTVPVVNDGEIAELIEGLGSESYATRVRCRQRLSRIGLAAFDALRQARHHPDSEIAIAARKLTSGVEVPWSVSTDSATVQEILSEYGSRSVLARRQRIGQLVALPTMDSFPALVRLTRYEAEPTLSRFAAMALLAQPVRETLALQSEWTTDDATKRGKSPEDDWLGLSAHDRSLMAIHLQQVFANDTEFSGQWMIHYAKELESGRFEADGWSELIDVMESSWEIDVDASGQEVARGKIAPGAIISGDELFRLTWLNAERARVLGQEDDASRFFTQHIDVIPPRTRELTDAALWAIDHKLFDVITAAHAKHRSLFEKSPSLLYASAEALLESEQPELATERTKQALALNPVVNSNDAGEPQLHPVLLENHAEAHLRIAADLIDRGLSDWAQAEYRKLIDELPLHNIESSTARIELAEHLAELLQPAEVVALLQPLVERIEKDDDFRHKLMAHDFDYQSLRSHLDFQAGLDLANRDDKAAASERMQTAFSMDPENIDILIAMYRLDWNDEWKEDVVSKIESVLAEIDEDIEETRQTFRETGNGRPGRQTAIRDMLLANFYNQYAWLVSNTEGDYDKALKRSIESLEMSPGSEALLDTCGRCYFATGDLPAAIVTQRKAVEMTPNSPPLRRQLKMFENAWLDANPGKTLQELPVVELPIATASSQERTDRQRRLGVVPPDGPLSFLDN; encoded by the coding sequence ATGCGAATCCAGAATCCCAGCAATCAGCCCGCGAAGACGGTGCCATCTCTTCTTTTGAGCAGCATTCTGCTCGTCCCTTTGGCGGGGATTGTGGAACCCTCTGCGGGCTCGTTGATGAGCTCCACCGCGATGGCCGACAGCGAATGGCATCGCACAGTTCCGGTTGTTAACGATGGTGAAATCGCGGAGTTGATCGAGGGACTAGGATCCGAGAGTTACGCGACGCGGGTTCGTTGCCGACAGCGTTTGTCTCGGATCGGTTTGGCCGCCTTCGATGCATTGCGACAGGCTCGCCACCACCCGGACAGCGAAATTGCGATTGCGGCTCGCAAGTTGACCAGCGGCGTCGAAGTGCCGTGGTCGGTCAGCACCGACTCGGCGACGGTTCAAGAAATTCTAAGCGAATACGGTTCGCGTTCCGTCTTGGCTCGACGGCAACGCATTGGCCAACTCGTTGCGCTGCCGACCATGGATTCATTTCCTGCGCTGGTTCGATTGACTCGCTATGAAGCCGAGCCCACGCTCAGCCGGTTTGCTGCGATGGCTCTGTTGGCTCAGCCGGTCCGAGAGACGCTCGCTTTGCAATCCGAATGGACCACCGACGACGCCACGAAAAGAGGGAAGTCTCCCGAGGATGATTGGTTGGGACTGAGTGCTCACGATCGATCGTTGATGGCGATTCATTTGCAACAAGTCTTTGCCAACGACACTGAGTTCAGCGGTCAGTGGATGATCCACTATGCCAAGGAATTGGAATCAGGACGCTTTGAGGCGGACGGATGGAGTGAACTGATCGACGTGATGGAATCGAGTTGGGAGATCGACGTCGATGCGTCGGGGCAAGAGGTTGCTCGCGGCAAGATTGCTCCCGGAGCAATCATCAGCGGCGACGAACTGTTTCGGTTGACTTGGTTGAACGCCGAGCGAGCTCGCGTGTTGGGCCAAGAAGATGATGCTTCGCGGTTCTTCACTCAGCACATTGATGTGATTCCTCCGCGCACGCGCGAGCTCACCGATGCGGCGTTGTGGGCGATCGACCACAAATTGTTTGACGTCATCACGGCAGCTCACGCCAAGCATCGATCGTTGTTCGAAAAGTCGCCTTCGTTGTTGTACGCGTCGGCCGAGGCTTTGCTGGAATCGGAACAACCGGAGCTGGCGACGGAACGAACCAAGCAGGCGTTGGCGTTGAACCCGGTCGTCAACTCAAATGACGCGGGTGAGCCGCAACTGCATCCGGTATTGCTTGAGAATCATGCGGAAGCACACCTTCGAATCGCGGCGGATTTGATCGACCGTGGGTTATCGGATTGGGCTCAAGCCGAGTACCGCAAGTTGATCGACGAGTTGCCGCTGCACAACATCGAATCCTCGACGGCACGTATTGAATTGGCGGAGCACTTGGCTGAGCTGTTGCAGCCCGCTGAGGTGGTTGCTTTATTGCAGCCGCTTGTGGAGCGAATAGAGAAGGACGATGACTTTCGCCACAAACTGATGGCTCACGATTTCGATTACCAATCGCTTCGCAGTCACTTGGATTTCCAAGCCGGTTTGGACTTGGCGAATCGAGACGACAAAGCCGCGGCCAGCGAGAGAATGCAAACCGCGTTCTCGATGGACCCCGAGAACATCGACATCCTGATCGCGATGTACCGCTTGGATTGGAACGATGAGTGGAAGGAAGATGTGGTCAGCAAGATCGAGTCTGTGTTGGCCGAAATCGACGAAGACATCGAAGAGACACGCCAGACGTTTCGAGAGACCGGCAACGGTCGCCCGGGACGCCAAACGGCCATTCGCGACATGTTGTTGGCCAATTTTTATAACCAATACGCTTGGCTGGTCAGCAACACCGAAGGCGACTACGACAAGGCTCTCAAGCGAAGCATCGAGTCATTGGAGATGAGTCCCGGCAGCGAGGCTTTGTTGGACACGTGTGGCCGTTGCTATTTCGCGACGGGTGATCTGCCCGCTGCGATTGTGACGCAGCGGAAAGCGGTCGAGATGACGCCCAACTCTCCTCCGCTCAGACGTCAATTGAAGATGTTTGAAAACGCTTGGTTGGACGCCAACCCAGGCAAAACGCTGCAAGAACTCCCCGTGGTGGAACTGCCCATTGCCACCGCTTCGTCTCAGGAGCGGACCGATCGGCAACGCCGTTTGGGAGTCGTGCCTCCCGATGGTCCGCTGAGTTTTTTGGACAATTGA
- a CDS encoding trypsin-like peptidase domain-containing protein, with protein sequence MGVLLSMGLLAGLTVGTGSDESVRADDLQSVTATSFRSSDASVRDMRSTGRSSRSLRETPTVTAIRRASPSVVNLHGQKTIRTTAASMAGGAPDSFRQVNGMGTGVVIDPRGYVITNYHVVEDVNELNVTLHTGEATRADLIASDPQSDLALVKLRGQGPFPTIPRGHSDDLMIGETVIAIGNAFGYVHTSTEGIISALHRDVPVNETQQYRDLIQTSAGINPGNSGGPLLNIDGEMIGVNVAVRVGAQQIAFAIPIDQVLDTVTEMINRHNNRRMVIGMDGAAVSRGGLQVTRLSEGGSAHQAGLQAGDRLVRINQQNIADPLNYELSVLELGPGDPLQVEFERDGEFFQTQLATAVSSQEFGDPAAALAWQVVGVSVRPAGESFVRRMNSRLRTNYRGGLIVTDVRAGSAASEQGITAGDVLLGIHVWQTAGLEDLAEILDQPNIRRGSKAKFYLVRKDQTLYGHLQLASQGNQLTRR encoded by the coding sequence ATGGGTGTGTTGCTGTCGATGGGGTTGCTGGCGGGTTTGACCGTTGGCACCGGCAGCGATGAGTCGGTGCGAGCCGATGACTTGCAAAGCGTGACCGCGACCAGTTTCCGCAGCAGCGATGCAAGTGTTCGTGACATGCGATCGACCGGTCGGTCTTCGCGTTCGTTGCGTGAAACGCCCACGGTGACCGCGATTCGTCGTGCTTCACCCTCGGTGGTGAACCTGCACGGTCAAAAGACCATCCGAACAACCGCGGCCAGCATGGCCGGTGGCGCGCCGGATTCGTTTCGCCAGGTCAACGGCATGGGCACCGGGGTCGTGATTGATCCACGTGGCTATGTAATCACGAACTACCACGTGGTCGAAGACGTCAACGAACTCAACGTGACGTTGCACACTGGTGAAGCCACCCGGGCCGACTTGATCGCCTCGGATCCGCAGAGCGATTTGGCGCTCGTCAAATTGCGAGGCCAAGGCCCGTTTCCGACCATCCCTCGCGGACACAGCGATGATTTGATGATCGGCGAAACCGTCATCGCCATCGGCAATGCGTTTGGCTATGTCCACACCAGCACCGAAGGAATCATCAGTGCTCTGCACCGTGATGTGCCGGTCAATGAGACTCAGCAGTACCGCGATCTGATCCAAACCAGTGCGGGCATCAATCCCGGCAACTCGGGCGGGCCATTGTTGAACATCGACGGTGAAATGATCGGCGTGAACGTCGCCGTTCGCGTTGGTGCTCAGCAGATCGCGTTTGCGATTCCGATCGATCAAGTCCTCGACACCGTGACCGAGATGATCAACCGCCACAATAATCGCCGCATGGTGATTGGGATGGACGGAGCCGCGGTTTCGCGGGGTGGCCTGCAGGTGACTCGTTTGTCCGAGGGCGGCTCGGCTCACCAAGCCGGATTGCAGGCGGGCGATCGATTGGTGCGAATCAATCAACAAAACATTGCCGATCCACTGAACTACGAATTGTCAGTGTTGGAACTTGGCCCAGGCGATCCACTGCAAGTGGAATTTGAACGCGACGGAGAGTTCTTCCAAACTCAATTGGCGACCGCTGTGTCGTCGCAAGAGTTCGGTGACCCGGCCGCGGCACTCGCCTGGCAAGTCGTCGGCGTTTCGGTGCGACCAGCGGGCGAGTCTTTTGTTCGTCGCATGAATTCGCGACTACGAACCAACTACCGCGGTGGTTTGATTGTCACTGATGTCCGAGCTGGTTCCGCTGCGAGCGAACAAGGCATCACGGCGGGCGACGTTCTGCTGGGGATTCATGTTTGGCAAACCGCCGGGCTGGAAGACTTGGCCGAGATCCTCGACCAACCCAACATTCGACGCGGTTCCAAGGCCAAGTTCTACCTCGTTCGGAAGGATCAGACGCTCTACGGCCATCTTCAATTAGCTTCGCAAGGAAACCAGCTGACACGACGCTAA